The Oscillospiraceae bacterium genome includes the window TTCTCAGCGCGGACGATAAATCCCGGTCACCGATGCGCTTTTCGCTGTCTGTATGAGGCGCGTGATCTGTCACTATTATATCTACGGTGCCGTCGCATATCGCTTCAATCGCCGCGAGTCTGTCGGCTTCGGATCTGAGAGGCGGATTCATTTTTGCGTATGTGCCTCTTTCATAAACCTCGGCTTCGTTAAAAAAGAAATAATGCGGGCATGTTTCGCAGGTTACGCCGATTCCCGCCTTTTTTGCTTCCCGTATAAGAGTAAAGCCTTCTTTGGTGCTGACATGAGCAATGTGTACGGCAGTATCTGTTTTCGAGGCAAGAGCGATGTGTCTTTTTATCATTTCGTATTCGGAGTCGTTCGATATACCCGGTAAACCGAGCTTTTCGGATATAATGCCTTTGTTTATCACTCCTCCGTAAACAAGCTCCGGGCATTCGCAATGAGATATCAAGGGTAAACCGAGAGCAAATGCCGTCTTCAATGCTGACTCCATTATATCGTCTCTTTGTATCGGCTTTCCGTCGTCAGAAAATCCTGACGCGCCGGCAGCGGCCAAAAGCTCTAAATCACATAGCTTCTCGCCGGCCGAACCGACCGTGACGCATGCTATCTGATGCAAATTTACAGGAAGCGCCTCAGCCCGCTTGCATATATCGGCAATGATCTCCGGGCTGTCGCAGGCAGGCTTCGTATTCGGCATAGCGGCAACATCGGAAAAGCCGCCGTAAAGCGCCGCCTGCGCAGCCGAATAAATATCCTCTTTATAAGTATACCCGGGATCCCTGGTGTGTATATGCGCATCGAACAACGCTGGAACAACGCGAATTGAATCAGGTTCAATACGGCCGCATCCGCATTCATCATTAAACAAAACTACATCTGAAAGCTCTATATATCCGCCGTCAAATCCTTTTACATTCAGAACCATCCCGAGTAAACACTCCTCTGTTATATTGAAATAATTATAGCATCGTCTAAAAAGAAAGTAAATAGCTTATTCCGTTATATTTTTACGCAGTAAATATATAATCGTACTCTGGTATATGGAATTTTATTTATATATAATAATTATTCAGCAGCATTTTTAAATAATGTCTGCTGGACAATCATAAAACAATACGACAGTAAGGAATTTATAAAAATAATGATTGTTCAGGTGCAGACGGCAATCAATGGATACTTCGGGTTTTGGCTGGTTTTTTACCTGCCAAAAACTATGCCGTTCAAAAACGGCATTATTTAATAGACATTAAATAAACCATAAAATTTTACTATATATAAATATTATTGATTTTTCCCGGCTTACGTAATATAATAATCTCATAATATTACATCAAACGAAAGGATAATAATATGAAATACAGCATTCAGTTATACAGTGTCCGCGATCTTGCCTCAAACGATCTTGAAGCGGCAATCCGTGAGGTCGCCCATATAGGTTATTCGGCAATAGAATTTGCCGGATTCTTTTCACATTCCGCCTCGGAAGTATCAGGATGGCTTAAAAAATACGGAATAGGAATTTCCGGTACACATACCGGATGGGAAGAAATTGCGGATAATTATGACGATACGCTCGCTTTTCACAAGGAAATCGGCAATAAATATATAATCATCCCTGGCGCCGATCTTTCCACGGCGAAGAAGCTCGACGATTTTATCACAATGGTGAATACTTATGTGCCGAAGCTCAAAGCAGAAGGAATCACACTCGGTTTTCACAATCATTATGCCGAATTCGCGCCGAATAATGACGGACAGATCATTTATGACGAGCTTGTAAACAGATCAGCTCTTTCTCTTGAGATAGACACATACTGGGCATTCAAAGCAGGTAAGGATCCGATTGCGCTTATGAAAAAATATGCCGACAGACTCATTTTTGTTCATTTGAAAGATGGTGACGGAGGTATGGGCGGCAGAGCGCTCGGAGAAGGCATTGCTCCGGTCAAGGCCGTACGAAAAAAGGCTGTTGAAATGGGAGTGCCGATGGTGGTGGAAAGCGAAAATCTCAATCCGAACGGAATTGATGAAGTAACACGCTGCTTTAAATACCTCGCGAGCCTTTAATTTTTAATTTTCAATTTTTCATTAGGCCGCATAACCGTCCAATCCGGTATGCGGTTTTTCTTATACTCAAAATAAACAATATCAAATGCATGCGGCGCAATACTCAATTTTATGAAAATTGTTTTAGATTTCTTGTAATATCAAGTATATATATTGACAAGAATAATGAATGTATGCTAAAATAATATAATAAATTTTTTGTTTGGAGGCAGTGATTTTGAAGGAAATCGAAGATCGTAAACCCGGCGAAACGAGCGGAAACGATGACGGTTTCTGGAATATCGACAAGCTTGTTCCTCCGTCAAGACGGGGCGCAAAGCGTGCCCCCGAATATGCCGAATATAAACCCGGGATTAATACGGCGGAAATCATAATCGGATCACCCGAGAAAAACGAAAACGAAGTGCCTATACAAAGTCTCAAGACCTGTTGTCCAGCCGATAATCCCGGACATAATATAATTTTTAAAGACAGCAATATTCTTATTGATGCCGACATATGTCCTTATGTATCCCCGACGGAACGCGAACGCGGATTTTTAAGGATGGCGCGCATTTCCTACCGTAAATCGTCATCCCCTTCCGCAGTTCATTTTCCGATGTATTCATTTTCGCCGGTTTATGCCGATATGAATTCCGCACAGCTGAACTGGTATTACAGTTGGCGCGAGCGGTTTATTTCCGGAGCAGATATAAAAACCGACAACGCGTATATGAACCTCTTTCTTTCCGAGCTTGTAAATCTTTCACTCGCGGGAGAGCTTTCTCCGGCCGATACGATACTGATTATAATGCGTTTATGGAGCTGCTTCAGAACCGAAAGTGTATATAACGATAAGCTTTTTTGCGATATCGTTTCAGACTTCTGTATTCTTACCCGGACACCGCTTCCCTTTGAAAAAATTGGCGAAATAATCTGTTCAATCAAAACACGCGGGACGCCGCTTATATACGGTCTATATATTTTTGATTACCTTCTGACACATCCCTTAATCCATACTAAAACTTCAATGGATTTTATGCTTTCAGTTATTTCGGATTACGATTACAGATCGTCAAAGCATTACGCGGAAAACAGCGAATACGCGGCAAAGCTCTCCGCGGTTATTCTGAAATTTACCAGAAGCGGAATTTTTTCTTATGATCAATCCGGCGATTATCTGGGCACAAAAAAGCCTTCCGAACTGACGGTCAAAAGAAGAATCTTTCCCGGAATAGTCATTGATTCATCACTGGTTTCATCGTTATCCGTCAGATATTATCCTCTTCACTGCGACGAATCCGTGCGGCTTCGCACCGCAAGCATCGTTAAATATATCGAGAATAAGCTTCGCGCCATATACTGTATACGCAACAGGCTCTCAAATGTCAATATAAGCTCCGATCAAAAATCGCCGATAGACGCGTTTTTTTCGCGAATACATTCTGTTTCAAACAAACCAGTTGAAAAACTCTTGTCTCTTGATACTGAAAAACAGGAAGTAAATAAAAAGGTTACTGTCGATATAAATATCGAAAAAGCCAAGAATATCGAGCTTTCCTCCTGGGACACGACCAAAAAGCTTACGGAAGCGTTTGACGACAGCGGCGAAATGCTTGATTTTGCCATTATTCCTTCAATAGATTCTTTTGATGCGGAGGACGAATGCGATACGCCGCAGGAGGATTACGAGTGCGATTCAGCAGATGAATTTGCGACATTTGCATCAGAAATAACTCCTCTTCAAAAAGAAATTCTCCTTTTCCTTTTGTCTGACAACAAAGCCGCGGCACGCACATCCGCCATAAGCGCCGGAAGCTTTTTAGAGGCCGAGGTTGATTTGATCAATTCCGCAGCTGCGGATATAATACGTGATATTGTAATAGAACAGACGTTGGACATAACCGGAGATTATATTTCGGATTTACTTCGTGTTTTACAATCATAAAACACACTTTGATAATAGCGGAGCATAATATTAAGTTTTGCATTAATCGCCGGCTTTTGGCACAGCCATAATAATTATCGAACAAGGAAAGATTTATTCATCATTTTACAATGAATAAATCATGGTATAAAATGATGACAAACGAAATAAACAAAGCAGCGGATATTATTAAAATACCGAGACGCGTACTCGGAACCCTGTTGAACGCTTATGCCGCCGGTGTTGTTCCCCGATTCGGATTGGAATACATCGCCATCGGAAGAAGCTCCGAGATCGGAGCTTTTTTATCTGATTTTGACGCGATAGCCTCGGGTATGGGAACTTTCCGCTTTGTAATAGGAAAATACGGCAGCGGAAAAAGCTTTTTAATCGGGCTTGTCCGCTGCAACGCTCTTGAACGGAATTTTATAACCGCCGACTGTGATCTTTCTCCGGAACGAAGATTTCACGGTTCAAAAGGTCAGGGGCTTGCCGCTTTCCGCGAGCTCATGAAAAACCTCGGTTCAAAGTCTTCTCCGGACGGAGGCGCGCTGCCTTCTATACTCACAAGATGGCTGTCCGGACTTCAGACCAACGCTGTAAAAAACGGCTTTTCTCCCGACACTCCGGTTTTTTTTTCAGAGGTGGAAAAAGATATTTATTCGGTGACGGACGATCTTTGCTCGCTTGTAAATGGTTTTGATTTCGCTAAAGTATTAAAAAAATACTACGACGGAGTCATCAAAGGCAACGACGACGAAAAAGAAAGCGCCTTACGCTGGTTAAGAGGCGAATTTTCCACCAAGCAGGAGGCTCGTTCCTGCGGGCTCGGAACTTCTTCCATAATTGACGACGCCAACTGGTATGATTATATAAAGTTATATGCGGCATTTTTCCGCAGAATCGGATATAAGGGCTTCATCGTTCTTTTTGACGAAGGAGTTAATTTGTATAAAATACCGAACCGACTGTCACGTGAAAATAATTACGAAAAAATTCTTTCAATGTTTAATGATACTTTGCAGGGAAAGGCCGAAGGGCTGGGTATCGTGCTCGGCGGAACACCCGCGTTTCTGGAAGACAACCGAAGAGGACTTTTCAGCTATGAAGCTTTGAAAAGCCGCTTGGAGGAAGGTCGGTTTACCGGCGACAGAAGGAATCTTATTTCACCCGTTATCAAGCTGAACCGCCTTTCCGATGATGAGCTTTACGCGCTTGTGGAAAGGGTCATGAAGCTCCATTCTCAATATTACGGAGTTCAGTTACAGCTCACAGAGCAAAATATAGTAACTTTTCTGAAAATCTGTCTTGAACGGATGGGAGCCGATGAAATGATCACTCCAAGAGAGGTCATTCGGGATTTTCTCAATATACTTAATATAATGCTTCAAGACAAATCAGTGACCTTTGACGAGCTTGTCGGAAACAAAAACAATATAAAACTCGAAAAAGCCTCAGAGAGCGATAAAGAGAACAACGATAGCAGCGAAGAGGGCAATGACGACGATTTTTTCAATCTCGGAAAATTAGAGCTGTAAGACCAAATAAGGTCATTTATATCGGATCAGGAGGTATAAATCATGTCGAAGTCGGACGCATCGGAAATTTTCGCACGCTATTCGCCTTTTATCCGCGATTTTATATACAAAAACAACTGGCAGTCTCTGCGTGAAGTTCAGCTTAGAGCGGCCGATGTCATTTTCAATTCAGAAAATAACTTATTGATTTCATCCTCCACAGCCTCCGGTAAAACAGAGGCTGCGTTCTTTCCGATATTGTCAATGCTTGAATCCGAAGGGCGCGACAGCTTCGGAGTTTTATATATCGCTCCGCTGAAAGCGCTGATCAACGACCAATTTTCACGCCTTGAATATCTTCTTGATGAAAGCGATATACCTGTTTTTCACTGGCATGGTGATGTCCCGACTGCGCATAAGGAAAAATGGATCAAAAAGCCTTGCGGGATCCTTCAGATTACACCGGAATCGCTCGAAAGCATGCTTATCAACCGCCGCAACGATATTCCCCGTATATTCGGCAACCTCAGATTCGTAATTATCGACGAAATACATACGCTGATGGGGTTCGACCGCGGCGGACAGACAAAATGTATAATTGAACGGATATCTTCGCTTATCGGCTTTTCGCCCAGGCGGATCGGGCTTTCCGCAACGGTCGGCGATACTTCTCTCGCCGCCAAATGGCTAGGTGAAGGCAGCGGAAGAGACACGGAAGTAGTGGATATAAAAGAAAAGGGCATTGTCTGGAAGCTTGCGGTGCAGCATTTCTTCGCCGACGGCGCTCCCGGGCCGCAGACAGAGCCAAAAAACAGCGAAGAAGCGGTTGAAATGCTTTCAGGGTCATTTGAAACAACGGATTCATCACAGGAAGCTCCACCGGCTGATGCCGCAAGCGAATTTGTATATGACGCGACCGCCAGAAAAAAATGTATCATATTTTCAAATTCCCGCGAGGAAACAGAGCATGTCACCGCCACAATGCGCCAAATCGCGGAA containing:
- a CDS encoding ATP-binding protein, producing MMTNEINKAADIIKIPRRVLGTLLNAYAAGVVPRFGLEYIAIGRSSEIGAFLSDFDAIASGMGTFRFVIGKYGSGKSFLIGLVRCNALERNFITADCDLSPERRFHGSKGQGLAAFRELMKNLGSKSSPDGGALPSILTRWLSGLQTNAVKNGFSPDTPVFFSEVEKDIYSVTDDLCSLVNGFDFAKVLKKYYDGVIKGNDDEKESALRWLRGEFSTKQEARSCGLGTSSIIDDANWYDYIKLYAAFFRRIGYKGFIVLFDEGVNLYKIPNRLSRENNYEKILSMFNDTLQGKAEGLGIVLGGTPAFLEDNRRGLFSYEALKSRLEEGRFTGDRRNLISPVIKLNRLSDDELYALVERVMKLHSQYYGVQLQLTEQNIVTFLKICLERMGADEMITPREVIRDFLNILNIMLQDKSVTFDELVGNKNNIKLEKASESDKENNDSSEEGNDDDFFNLGKLEL
- a CDS encoding dihydroorotase codes for the protein MVLNVKGFDGGYIELSDVVLFNDECGCGRIEPDSIRVVPALFDAHIHTRDPGYTYKEDIYSAAQAALYGGFSDVAAMPNTKPACDSPEIIADICKRAEALPVNLHQIACVTVGSAGEKLCDLELLAAAGASGFSDDGKPIQRDDIMESALKTAFALGLPLISHCECPELVYGGVINKGIISEKLGLPGISNDSEYEMIKRHIALASKTDTAVHIAHVSTKEGFTLIREAKKAGIGVTCETCPHYFFFNEAEVYERGTYAKMNPPLRSEADRLAAIEAICDGTVDIIVTDHAPHTDSEKRIGDRDLSSALRTAPFGVIGLESSFAAAYTALVKSGYITFTRLICLMSDFPRRLFGIKPLNLDSGCRVALFDTENEFVYTASHGKSKSHNSVFEGVSLFGRPVGYAFGKKINNQI
- a CDS encoding sugar phosphate isomerase/epimerase, which translates into the protein MKYSIQLYSVRDLASNDLEAAIREVAHIGYSAIEFAGFFSHSASEVSGWLKKYGIGISGTHTGWEEIADNYDDTLAFHKEIGNKYIIIPGADLSTAKKLDDFITMVNTYVPKLKAEGITLGFHNHYAEFAPNNDGQIIYDELVNRSALSLEIDTYWAFKAGKDPIALMKKYADRLIFVHLKDGDGGMGGRALGEGIAPVKAVRKKAVEMGVPMVVESENLNPNGIDEVTRCFKYLASL
- a CDS encoding TerB N-terminal domain-containing protein, giving the protein MKEIEDRKPGETSGNDDGFWNIDKLVPPSRRGAKRAPEYAEYKPGINTAEIIIGSPEKNENEVPIQSLKTCCPADNPGHNIIFKDSNILIDADICPYVSPTERERGFLRMARISYRKSSSPSAVHFPMYSFSPVYADMNSAQLNWYYSWRERFISGADIKTDNAYMNLFLSELVNLSLAGELSPADTILIIMRLWSCFRTESVYNDKLFCDIVSDFCILTRTPLPFEKIGEIICSIKTRGTPLIYGLYIFDYLLTHPLIHTKTSMDFMLSVISDYDYRSSKHYAENSEYAAKLSAVILKFTRSGIFSYDQSGDYLGTKKPSELTVKRRIFPGIVIDSSLVSSLSVRYYPLHCDESVRLRTASIVKYIENKLRAIYCIRNRLSNVNISSDQKSPIDAFFSRIHSVSNKPVEKLLSLDTEKQEVNKKVTVDINIEKAKNIELSSWDTTKKLTEAFDDSGEMLDFAIIPSIDSFDAEDECDTPQEDYECDSADEFATFASEITPLQKEILLFLLSDNKAAARTSAISAGSFLEAEVDLINSAAADIIRDIVIEQTLDITGDYISDLLRVLQS